The proteins below come from a single Salinilacihabitans rarus genomic window:
- a CDS encoding NosD domain-containing protein, translating into MTIAVVALLVTSAVPFAVDVGSTSPSPVAFDDTVSVGLALENQVGLDDEVALPRAQVFYSQYEYVVGYYGVETFVDTFQQEGHQQRFGYPLAVYVTDYSGTDVELTDEGYPATDVAVGWTDAERAWFVVGSEATAPGGETVVPFSERADAEAFAETHGGDVLPWTEILGTEFDVDNAAVVRERVEEQAAAADERSAAADALLDRPTSVVVGEDADTVQAAVDAAPPNTTVVVPPGTYEETVVIDESITLAGENATIDGGGTGTVVEVRAERAAVTGLDVVGVGDTNIADEETDAGDEDGDWDESIDRFYGSGDAGVAVESAPGTVIEGVAIETPANGVLLRDSPGTVVRNVSVDGTDSWRDGYMGVLAIRSPGVIEDSTFAGGRDAVYLHRSHGIVVRDNEMTDGRFGVHSMFTSDALLAGNEFREQAQTGIYVMTGPEGNAIVGNTVRETETGIRPGGTDSYVARNVLEGNAVGLRTDASGTIYEHNVLADNEQGMQARSLLPTNRVVGNDFVGNDEHAVAGPGPLRIWTHDGHGNYWQGAVGTPDAEGGVLDRPYAPTDPVDAGLHRVDGTPTLAQAPAVDALAGFRDAVPGMRDGSIVDTGPTCGPNNPDLLATTDAADAAADCTVTPTDTEP; encoded by the coding sequence ATGACGATCGCGGTCGTGGCCCTCCTCGTCACGAGCGCCGTGCCGTTCGCCGTCGACGTCGGCTCGACGTCGCCGTCGCCCGTCGCGTTCGACGACACGGTGTCGGTCGGCCTCGCCCTCGAAAACCAGGTCGGCCTCGACGACGAGGTCGCGTTGCCCCGCGCGCAGGTGTTCTACTCGCAGTACGAGTACGTCGTCGGCTACTACGGGGTCGAGACGTTCGTCGACACGTTCCAGCAGGAGGGACACCAACAGCGGTTCGGCTACCCCCTCGCGGTGTACGTCACCGACTACAGCGGTACCGACGTCGAACTGACCGACGAGGGGTACCCGGCGACCGACGTCGCGGTCGGGTGGACCGACGCCGAACGCGCGTGGTTCGTCGTCGGCAGCGAGGCGACCGCACCCGGCGGGGAGACGGTCGTCCCGTTCTCCGAACGCGCCGACGCCGAGGCGTTCGCCGAGACCCACGGCGGGGACGTCCTGCCGTGGACCGAGATCCTCGGGACGGAGTTCGACGTCGACAACGCCGCCGTCGTCCGCGAACGCGTCGAGGAGCAGGCGGCCGCGGCCGACGAGCGCTCAGCGGCGGCCGACGCTCTCCTCGACCGGCCGACGTCGGTCGTCGTCGGCGAGGACGCCGACACCGTGCAGGCGGCCGTCGACGCCGCGCCGCCGAACACGACCGTCGTCGTCCCGCCGGGGACCTACGAGGAGACGGTCGTGATCGACGAGTCGATCACGCTCGCCGGCGAGAACGCGACGATCGACGGGGGCGGGACCGGCACGGTCGTCGAGGTGCGCGCGGAGCGGGCCGCGGTGACCGGCCTCGACGTCGTCGGCGTCGGCGACACCAACATCGCCGACGAGGAAACCGACGCCGGGGACGAGGACGGCGACTGGGACGAGAGCATCGACCGGTTCTACGGCAGCGGCGACGCCGGCGTCGCGGTCGAGTCGGCGCCCGGGACGGTGATCGAGGGCGTCGCGATCGAGACGCCGGCGAACGGGGTGTTGCTCCGGGATAGCCCGGGCACCGTCGTGCGGAACGTGAGCGTCGATGGGACCGACTCGTGGCGCGACGGCTACATGGGCGTGCTGGCGATCCGGTCGCCCGGCGTGATCGAGGACTCGACGTTCGCCGGCGGGCGCGACGCCGTCTACCTCCACCGCTCACACGGCATCGTCGTCAGGGACAACGAGATGACCGACGGGCGGTTCGGCGTCCACTCGATGTTCACCTCGGACGCCCTGCTCGCCGGCAACGAGTTCCGCGAGCAGGCACAGACCGGCATCTACGTCATGACCGGCCCCGAGGGGAACGCGATCGTGGGCAACACGGTCCGGGAGACCGAAACCGGCATTCGCCCCGGCGGCACCGACTCCTACGTCGCCCGGAACGTCCTCGAAGGGAACGCGGTCGGCCTGCGGACCGACGCGAGCGGAACGATCTACGAGCACAACGTGCTCGCGGACAACGAGCAGGGGATGCAGGCCCGGTCGCTCCTGCCGACCAACCGCGTCGTCGGCAACGACTTCGTCGGCAACGACGAGCACGCGGTCGCCGGCCCCGGCCCGCTGCGCATCTGGACCCACGACGGCCACGGTAACTACTGGCAGGGGGCCGTCGGCACTCCCGACGCCGAAGGCGGCGTCCTCGACCGGCCGTACGCGCCGACCGACCCGGTCGACGCGGGCCTCCACCGCGTCGACGGCACGCCGACGCTCGCGCAGGCGCCCGCCGTCGACGCGCTCGCCGGCTTCCGGGACGCCGTTCCGGGGATGCGGGACGGCAGCATCGTCGACACGGGCCCGACCTGCGGGCCGAACAACCCCGACCTGCTCGCGACGACCGACGCGGCCGACGCGGCCGCCGACTGCACCGTCACACCGACCGATACCGAGCCATGA
- a CDS encoding DUF7471 family protein, translating to MFAFDPDVAVAFASWPEMRFSPLLLVILLLAGVGTTALFLIGLAAYRRRRSRTYLLITLALGTLVVRTVVGLGTVFGVVPMGVHHLVEHTFDFLIAAVLLAAIYYQRRGPSRTPADSFGD from the coding sequence ATGTTCGCGTTCGATCCAGACGTCGCCGTCGCGTTCGCGAGCTGGCCCGAGATGCGCTTTTCCCCCCTTCTGCTCGTCATCCTCCTCCTCGCGGGCGTCGGGACGACCGCACTCTTCCTGATCGGGCTGGCTGCCTACCGCCGACGGCGGTCGCGGACGTACCTGCTCATCACGCTCGCGCTCGGGACGCTCGTCGTCCGGACCGTCGTCGGCCTCGGGACGGTCTTCGGCGTCGTCCCGATGGGCGTCCACCACCTCGTCGAGCACACCTTCGACTTCCTCATCGCGGCGGTGTTGCTGGCGGCGATCTACTACCAGCGACGCGGGCCGTCACGGACGCCGGCCGACAGTTTCGGCGACTGA
- a CDS encoding winged helix-turn-helix transcriptional regulator: MSEVRDRIRHRVRADPGIHFNELVRELDLAAGQTQYHVHRLQRSGELVAEHLYGRTHYYPEEYGEWDRGALALLRRETSRDVVAYLSECGPSSPAAVADDLGVARSTIEWHVSHLEEQNLVEKRYDDRNRVTLHLVDPHRTGELLARVTPTVPDRLVDRFGRLVDRLLEDAEGGR, from the coding sequence GTGAGCGAGGTTCGCGACCGAATCAGACACCGCGTCCGGGCCGATCCCGGGATCCACTTCAACGAACTTGTTCGGGAACTCGACCTCGCGGCCGGGCAGACCCAGTATCACGTCCACCGGCTGCAGCGGTCGGGAGAACTGGTCGCCGAGCACCTGTACGGGCGCACTCACTACTACCCCGAGGAGTACGGCGAGTGGGACCGGGGCGCGCTCGCCCTGTTGCGCCGCGAGACGAGCCGCGACGTCGTCGCCTACCTCTCCGAGTGCGGCCCGTCGTCGCCCGCGGCGGTCGCGGACGACCTCGGCGTCGCCCGGAGCACGATCGAGTGGCACGTCTCCCACCTCGAAGAGCAGAACCTCGTCGAGAAGCGCTACGACGACCGGAACCGCGTCACCCTCCACCTCGTCGACCCCCACCGGACGGGCGAGTTGCTGGCGCGGGTGACCCCGACGGTCCCCGACCGGCTGGTCGACCGCTTCGGCCGGCTGGTCGACCGCCTGCTCGAGGACGCCGAAGGGGGTCGCTGA
- a CDS encoding tyrosine-type recombinase/integrase translates to MQDERDKVDGIVVVPEQSEKYLNQRQLEDYHSFRSQLLKWLLNLGKDPEMAEGYAFDTVRQRGYKIDQFYRWIWRQEDGYTLRVTTGHADEYCKELVYEETSKTHKAAVQKAIKSLFKYLNHERGRSIDWEPEIKFSSGGATHQIRDFLTGDERRKIKQASLEYGSIPHYNSLDPRERDKWKAHLAQRFEKPKTEVTRNDWERANGWKYPSIVYTSMDAGLRPKEVGRAKTSWLDLENGMLRIPKDESTKNTDNWHVALSDRTSNILRKWVSERENYEKYRGTEALWLTKYGNPYGSSSLNRLLGKLCEEARIPVKNRDMSWYSIRHSVGTQMSRDQGPAAVQQQLRQKSYEMAVRYDQAPVDDRQETVNNWD, encoded by the coding sequence ATGCAGGATGAGCGTGACAAGGTCGATGGAATCGTTGTGGTTCCGGAGCAGTCGGAGAAATACTTGAATCAGCGGCAGCTCGAGGACTACCACAGCTTCCGGAGCCAGTTACTCAAATGGCTTCTCAACTTGGGGAAGGATCCGGAGATGGCTGAGGGCTACGCATTCGACACCGTGCGGCAGAGAGGATACAAAATCGACCAGTTCTACCGGTGGATCTGGAGGCAGGAAGACGGGTATACGCTCCGTGTCACGACCGGTCATGCGGACGAGTACTGCAAGGAGTTGGTGTACGAGGAGACATCGAAAACTCACAAGGCCGCCGTCCAGAAAGCGATCAAATCGCTATTCAAGTATCTGAACCACGAGAGAGGACGAAGTATCGACTGGGAACCCGAGATCAAGTTCTCCAGCGGCGGCGCCACACACCAGATACGAGATTTCCTGACAGGAGACGAACGGAGAAAGATCAAACAGGCTAGTCTCGAATACGGGTCGATACCTCATTATAACTCCTTGGACCCGCGTGAGAGAGATAAGTGGAAGGCTCATCTGGCGCAACGGTTCGAAAAACCGAAGACCGAGGTGACCAGGAATGACTGGGAACGAGCGAACGGGTGGAAGTATCCCTCGATCGTCTACACATCGATGGATGCAGGTCTGAGGCCCAAGGAGGTTGGGCGCGCCAAAACGAGTTGGCTCGACCTCGAGAACGGGATGCTCCGTATCCCCAAAGATGAGTCGACGAAGAACACGGACAACTGGCACGTCGCACTCAGCGACCGCACATCGAATATTCTACGGAAATGGGTGAGTGAGCGGGAGAACTACGAAAAGTACCGGGGGACAGAAGCACTGTGGCTTACCAAGTACGGAAACCCGTACGGTAGCTCCTCGCTCAATCGGTTACTCGGAAAGCTGTGTGAAGAAGCCAGAATCCCGGTGAAAAACAGAGACATGTCCTGGTACTCGATCAGACACTCAGTGGGTACGCAGATGAGCCGGGACCAGGGACCTGCTGCAGTCCAACAACAGCTACGTCAGAAGTCGTATGAGATGGCTGTCCGGTACGACCAAGCACCTGTAGACGACCGTCAGGAAACAGTCAATAACTGGGACTAA
- a CDS encoding DUF2270 domain-containing protein: MTDSGSDEFDPTAPDHREIGRKMVDDSTGLGSVMAHAYRGEIDRVGTWRQRLDETTKWGVTLMAAILTWAFSSTDNPHYILLIGIVVVTIFLGIEARRYRDYDVFRSRARVIQENLFANALDPSQGTESHDWRAELSRDYRRPTLKVSFHEALANRLRRVYLALLSVLLVAWVSRITAFAPRQDWLTTAGIARIPGIAVVAIVGVFYVVLLGVTFWPHERHAKGEFREGDPDDWKENQ; encoded by the coding sequence ATGACCGATTCGGGTAGCGACGAGTTCGACCCAACAGCACCAGATCACCGGGAGATCGGCCGCAAAATGGTTGACGACAGTACGGGACTCGGTTCGGTGATGGCCCACGCCTATCGCGGAGAGATAGACCGAGTGGGGACGTGGCGGCAGCGCCTCGACGAGACGACGAAGTGGGGGGTGACGCTGATGGCAGCAATCTTGACGTGGGCGTTTTCGAGTACCGATAACCCACACTATATCTTGCTGATCGGGATCGTTGTCGTCACCATCTTTCTGGGCATCGAAGCACGGCGGTACCGGGACTACGATGTCTTTCGCTCTCGTGCTCGAGTCATCCAAGAGAACCTGTTCGCAAACGCCCTCGATCCGTCCCAAGGCACTGAAAGTCACGACTGGCGAGCGGAACTGAGCAGGGACTATCGCAGGCCGACGCTGAAAGTCTCGTTCCACGAAGCACTCGCAAACCGGCTCCGGCGTGTGTACCTTGCTCTGCTCAGTGTTCTATTGGTCGCGTGGGTCTCCAGGATTACAGCGTTCGCGCCGCGCCAAGACTGGCTGACAACCGCTGGAATCGCCCGTATCCCCGGGATTGCTGTGGTTGCCATTGTGGGTGTGTTCTACGTCGTACTGCTGGGCGTCACCTTCTGGCCCCACGAGCGCCATGCCAAGGGAGAATTCCGTGAAGGGGACCCGGACGACTGGAAAGAGAACCAATAA
- a CDS encoding DUF4177 domain-containing protein, whose amino-acid sequence MSESEANRWEYETLRPPRDESQKEAEDPKAELNQLGAEGWEFVETIDYEGGGTKYLVFKRPANRVSQYD is encoded by the coding sequence ATGTCCGAATCAGAAGCAAATCGCTGGGAGTACGAGACGCTTCGCCCACCGCGCGATGAGTCCCAAAAAGAAGCAGAGGATCCGAAAGCAGAGTTGAATCAACTCGGTGCAGAGGGCTGGGAGTTTGTAGAGACGATCGACTACGAGGGAGGCGGCACCAAGTACCTCGTTTTCAAGCGACCTGCCAATCGAGTGAGCCAGTATGACTGA